One genomic segment of Flagellimonas marinaquae includes these proteins:
- a CDS encoding TonB-dependent receptor — MQKRTYIFSLLFLSLCGSVIAQEEDNIGTETVTVVKPYSPTVSDAFKIKSSPSLNDSIVLQKKKINYSIFSVPVASTFTPAKGKASGVEKTPPPTLYNSYASVGLGNYNNALVDFYTSREFNRGEDLLDFGLTHNSSRGDLDSTPLDTDFYNTKLNASYAKKDRYLDWGASIGLQHQLYNWYGIQSELFSEDEINAIDETQNYFNAQAKAHFNMEDSPFKSGNVLLRRFWDATESAENRAVINPTFELPITEELITVAAKVDYVGGNFKNGTITELENTGEKKYSHLQAGVTPSLLILRDDLTLNLGANIVYGLDLENSENNFYIYPAVTASYRLLEENVIAYGGIEGELRQNSYYDFVNENPYVSPTLDIMPTDQQYEGYLGLKGQLTSNIGYNLKGSYMAENRKPLFYQNTVNTSRMDEKSYYYGNSFQVFYDDVKTLGVFGEINVDVNRNFSLGVNAEFYDYDTETDNPAWNLPSIKGSLFLDYQITDQWYMGANLFFVGERDALTSIALTDNVPPTISYSPITLDSFFDANAHLGYRFNDQLSIFLKASNIANNNYQRWANFRVQGFQALAGVSYKFDF; from the coding sequence ATGCAGAAGAGAACCTATATATTTTCATTACTATTTTTGAGCCTTTGCGGATCAGTTATCGCCCAAGAAGAGGATAACATTGGTACAGAAACGGTAACGGTGGTGAAACCGTATTCCCCTACCGTTTCGGATGCCTTCAAGATCAAATCGTCTCCGAGTTTGAACGATTCCATTGTGCTGCAAAAGAAGAAAATCAATTACAGCATATTTTCAGTCCCTGTGGCATCGACATTTACCCCAGCAAAGGGCAAGGCTTCGGGAGTTGAAAAAACACCACCGCCCACCTTGTACAATTCATATGCCTCGGTGGGATTGGGCAATTATAACAATGCCCTGGTCGATTTTTATACCAGCCGTGAATTTAATCGGGGCGAAGACCTTTTGGATTTTGGTTTAACCCACAATTCATCAAGAGGTGACTTGGATTCCACACCTTTGGATACCGATTTTTACAACACCAAGCTCAACGCTTCCTATGCCAAAAAAGATCGCTATTTGGATTGGGGCGCAAGTATTGGCTTGCAACATCAATTATATAACTGGTACGGCATCCAGAGTGAATTGTTCAGTGAAGATGAAATCAATGCAATCGACGAGACGCAAAATTATTTTAATGCCCAGGCCAAGGCCCATTTTAATATGGAGGATTCTCCTTTTAAAAGTGGAAATGTATTGTTGAGGCGTTTTTGGGATGCAACCGAATCAGCGGAGAACCGTGCGGTGATCAACCCAACTTTTGAACTTCCCATAACCGAGGAATTGATTACCGTCGCTGCCAAAGTGGATTATGTTGGGGGCAATTTTAAAAATGGCACCATAACGGAACTCGAGAATACAGGAGAAAAAAAATATAGCCATTTACAGGCTGGTGTGACCCCAAGTCTTTTGATTTTGAGGGATGACCTTACTTTGAACCTGGGGGCCAACATAGTTTATGGTCTGGATTTGGAAAACAGCGAGAACAATTTTTACATCTATCCTGCCGTAACCGCTTCGTACAGATTATTGGAAGAAAATGTAATTGCGTATGGCGGAATAGAAGGAGAGCTAAGGCAAAACTCCTATTACGATTTTGTGAATGAAAATCCGTATGTGTCGCCAACGTTGGACATTATGCCCACCGACCAGCAATACGAAGGGTATTTGGGACTTAAGGGCCAGCTAACCTCCAATATCGGTTATAATCTTAAAGGATCCTACATGGCGGAAAATAGAAAGCCGCTTTTTTATCAAAATACAGTCAATACTTCCAGAATGGATGAAAAGAGCTATTACTACGGTAATTCTTTTCAGGTTTTTTATGATGATGTAAAAACATTGGGTGTTTTTGGTGAAATAAATGTAGATGTAAATCGAAATTTTTCTTTAGGGGTAAACGCAGAATTCTACGATTACGATACGGAAACGGATAATCCGGCCTGGAACTTGCCATCGATAAAAGGATCCCTGTTTTTGGACTACCAGATCACCGACCAATGGTATATGGGCGCCAATCTGTTCTTTGTGGGCGAGAGAGATGCTTTGACCTCAATTGCACTAACCGATAATGTGCCACCGACCATTTCCTATTCGCCAATTACCTTGGATTCGTTTTTTGATGCCAATGCGCACCTTGGCTATCGTTTCAATGATCAGCTCTCCATCTTTTTAAAAGCTTCGAATATAGCAAATAACAATTACCAACGATGGGCCAATTTTAGAGTGCAGGGATTCCAAGCGTTGGCAGGGGTCTCCTATAAGTTTGATTTCTAG
- a CDS encoding amidohydrolase codes for MKKYVLLLSTLFIISCHTKEQVDLIVSNANIYTVDEDFSKATGIAIKDGKFVEVGDTDEINKKYTAQNSFDAQGKTIVPGLIDAHCHFYGLGQNQQVVDLVGTESYEEVMERVVAFQKERPSNFIRGRGWDQNDWEVKEFPTKDKLDELFPDTPVALERVDGHAYLVNQKALDMAGITAETKTEGGEIVKENGKITGVLVDNPMGLIDQVIPKASLAQNIQALKDAEAISLDYGLTTVNDAGLPREIVELIDSLQQAGELSIRVYAMISNYPENLDYFLEKGIIKTNQLNVRSVKVYGDGALGSRGAALRDHYSDKPGHFGAMVTPVDQIEALAHRIAETDYQMNTHAIGDSANIVVLRAYEKALKGRTDRRWKVEHAQVISPSDFNYFEKGIIPSVQPTHATSDMYWAEDRLGKERIKGAYAYKDLLNKAGLVALGTDFPVEQVNPFLTFYAAVARQDVAQYPEGGFQMENALSREETLKGMTIWAAYSNFEEEEKGSIEAGKFADFVVLSDDVMIIPSEDIPNITAEHVFLGGVQKK; via the coding sequence ATGAAAAAGTACGTTTTACTGCTCTCCACATTGTTCATTATTTCTTGCCATACCAAGGAACAAGTGGACCTAATTGTATCCAATGCCAATATTTATACGGTAGATGAGGATTTTTCCAAAGCGACGGGCATTGCGATAAAAGACGGAAAGTTTGTAGAAGTCGGGGATACGGACGAAATCAACAAAAAATATACTGCCCAAAACAGTTTTGATGCCCAAGGTAAAACCATAGTTCCGGGACTTATAGATGCACACTGCCATTTTTACGGATTGGGGCAAAATCAACAAGTGGTCGATTTGGTCGGCACGGAAAGTTATGAAGAGGTGATGGAAAGGGTGGTGGCCTTCCAAAAGGAACGCCCATCCAATTTTATTCGTGGTAGAGGTTGGGATCAAAACGATTGGGAGGTCAAAGAGTTTCCTACCAAGGATAAACTGGATGAATTGTTTCCGGACACGCCAGTGGCTTTGGAGCGCGTGGATGGTCATGCCTATTTGGTCAATCAAAAAGCCTTGGATATGGCCGGAATTACTGCTGAAACAAAAACCGAAGGTGGGGAAATTGTAAAGGAAAATGGTAAAATCACCGGTGTATTGGTGGACAACCCCATGGGATTGATAGATCAAGTGATTCCCAAAGCAAGTTTGGCACAAAATATACAGGCGCTTAAGGATGCAGAAGCTATTTCTTTGGATTATGGCCTCACTACCGTGAACGATGCAGGTCTTCCGAGGGAGATAGTTGAGTTGATCGATAGCCTACAGCAAGCAGGTGAATTATCCATTAGGGTATATGCAATGATCTCCAATTATCCAGAAAATTTGGATTACTTTTTGGAAAAGGGAATCATCAAAACCAATCAATTAAATGTACGTTCCGTAAAGGTATATGGCGATGGGGCCCTTGGTTCGCGAGGTGCGGCCCTAAGAGATCATTATTCCGATAAGCCTGGCCATTTTGGTGCTATGGTAACACCCGTGGACCAAATAGAAGCACTGGCTCATCGCATTGCGGAAACCGATTATCAGATGAACACCCATGCAATTGGCGATTCTGCCAATATTGTGGTGCTAAGGGCCTACGAAAAAGCACTAAAAGGTAGAACGGACCGCAGATGGAAAGTGGAACACGCGCAGGTAATTTCGCCATCCGATTTTAACTATTTTGAAAAGGGAATCATTCCATCCGTACAGCCAACACATGCCACAAGTGATATGTATTGGGCAGAAGATCGTTTAGGCAAAGAACGGATAAAAGGAGCTTACGCATATAAAGACCTGTTGAACAAAGCAGGACTGGTTGCCTTGGGAACCGATTTCCCAGTGGAGCAGGTAAATCCGTTCTTAACCTTTTATGCGGCGGTCGCCCGCCAAGATGTAGCACAATACCCTGAAGGTGGTTTTCAGATGGAAAATGCCTTGAGCAGAGAGGAAACTTTAAAGGGGATGACCATTTGGGCGGCCTATTCCAATTTTGAGGAAGAAGAAAAAGGGAGTATTGAAGCGGGAAAATTTGCAGACTTTGTGGTTCTGAGCGATGATGTTATGATAATCCCATCCGAAGATATTCCCAATATAACTGCAGAACATGTGTTCTTGGGTGGTGTTCAGAAGAAATAA
- the gyrB gene encoding DNA topoisomerase (ATP-hydrolyzing) subunit B has protein sequence MSEEANKKQYSADSIQALEGMEHVRMRPSMYIGDVGVRGLHHLVYEVVDNSIDEAMAGHCDTIDVIINEDNSITTQDNGRGIPVDLHKKEGVSALEVVMTKIGAGGKFDKDSYKVSGGLHGVGVSCVNALSSHLKATVYRDGKIWEQEYERGKTLYPVKSVGESNETGTIVTFVPDNTIFTQTTEYSYETLANRMRELAYLNKGVTITLTDKRNKDEKGEFVSETFHSEEGLKEFIKFLDGTREPLIQKVISMEGEKNGIPVEVAMIYNTGYTENLHSYVNNINTHEGGTHLSGFRRGLTSTLKKYADNSGMLDKLKFEISGDDFREGLTAIVSVKVAEPQFEGQTKTKLGNREVTSAVSQAVSEMLTDYLEENPDDAKQIVEKVKLAAQARHAAAKAREMVQRKNPMSVGGLPGKLSDCSEQDPTKCEVFLVEGDSAGGTAKQGRDRNFQAILPLRGKILNVEKAMQHKVFENEEIKNIYTALGVTIGTEEDSKALNLDKLRYHKVVIMCDADVDGSHIETLILTFFFRYMRELIEGGHVYIATPPLYLVKKGSKKRYAWNDKERDQINAEMGGGAGIQRYKGLGEMNAEQLWDTTMNPEFRTLRQVSIDNATESDRIFSMLMGDEVPPRREFIEKNAVYANIDV, from the coding sequence ATGAGCGAAGAAGCTAACAAGAAACAATACTCCGCGGATAGTATCCAGGCCCTGGAGGGGATGGAGCACGTACGTATGAGACCTTCCATGTATATTGGAGATGTTGGGGTCAGAGGATTGCACCATTTGGTTTATGAGGTGGTGGACAACTCCATTGATGAAGCCATGGCGGGCCATTGCGATACGATAGATGTAATTATTAACGAAGACAACTCTATCACTACCCAGGATAACGGAAGGGGTATCCCCGTGGACCTGCACAAAAAAGAAGGTGTTTCCGCTTTGGAGGTAGTAATGACGAAGATCGGGGCAGGGGGTAAATTCGATAAGGACTCCTATAAAGTTTCCGGTGGATTGCACGGAGTGGGTGTGTCTTGTGTGAACGCTCTATCGTCCCATTTAAAGGCCACTGTTTACCGAGATGGAAAAATTTGGGAGCAGGAATATGAAAGAGGAAAAACGTTGTACCCTGTAAAAAGTGTAGGCGAAAGCAATGAGACTGGTACCATAGTAACCTTTGTTCCGGACAATACCATATTCACCCAAACCACAGAATACAGTTATGAGACCCTTGCCAATAGAATGAGGGAACTCGCATACCTGAATAAAGGAGTGACCATAACGCTAACCGACAAGCGCAATAAGGACGAAAAAGGAGAATTCGTTTCCGAAACTTTCCATTCCGAGGAAGGCCTCAAGGAATTTATCAAGTTTTTGGACGGTACTCGAGAGCCCTTGATCCAAAAGGTAATCTCCATGGAAGGAGAGAAGAACGGAATTCCGGTGGAAGTAGCTATGATCTATAATACGGGATACACCGAAAACCTTCATTCCTATGTAAACAATATCAATACCCATGAAGGAGGAACACATCTTTCAGGTTTTAGAAGAGGTTTAACATCGACCCTTAAAAAGTATGCCGATAATTCCGGCATGCTGGATAAGTTGAAATTTGAAATCTCTGGTGATGATTTCCGCGAAGGACTGACGGCAATCGTTTCGGTGAAAGTGGCAGAACCGCAATTCGAAGGGCAGACAAAGACTAAATTGGGTAACCGAGAGGTTACCAGTGCAGTGAGTCAGGCCGTATCCGAAATGCTGACCGATTATTTGGAGGAAAACCCGGATGATGCCAAACAAATCGTTGAAAAAGTAAAACTTGCTGCACAGGCCAGACATGCCGCGGCAAAGGCCAGAGAAATGGTACAGCGCAAGAACCCTATGAGTGTAGGAGGGTTGCCAGGGAAACTATCCGACTGTTCGGAGCAAGATCCTACCAAGTGCGAAGTGTTTTTGGTAGAGGGGGATTCTGCAGGTGGAACAGCCAAACAAGGTAGGGATAGAAACTTCCAGGCCATTCTCCCATTGAGAGGTAAAATCCTGAATGTGGAAAAAGCCATGCAGCACAAGGTTTTTGAAAACGAGGAAATAAAGAATATTTACACTGCTTTGGGAGTTACCATCGGAACCGAAGAAGATAGTAAGGCCCTCAATTTGGATAAACTGCGATATCATAAAGTGGTGATCATGTGTGATGCGGATGTCGATGGTAGCCATATTGAAACCCTGATTTTAACTTTCTTCTTCCGATATATGAGGGAGTTGATCGAGGGTGGCCATGTCTACATCGCAACACCACCTCTATATTTGGTAAAAAAAGGATCTAAAAAACGTTACGCATGGAATGATAAGGAGCGTGATCAGATCAATGCAGAAATGGGAGGGGGAGCAGGTATCCAGCGATATAAAGGTCTTGGTGAGATGAACGCCGAGCAACTTTGGGACACCACAATGAACCCGGAATTCAGAACCTTACGTCAAGTTAGTATTGACAATGCAACAGAGTCCGATCGTATATTCTCAATGCTAATGGGTGACGAAGTGCCACCGAGACGTGAATTTATTGAGAAAAATGCCGTCTATGCGAATATAGATGTATAG
- a CDS encoding DUF2911 domain-containing protein has protein sequence MKNLTVLVLMFCASLVFSTDAVAQKFSGLDKSPADIAYYPASSRENDKSARIIYSRPQLKGRSMAELAPAGKVWRTGANEATEITFYKDATIGGKTIKAGSYALFTIPGDSEWTVILNSNLHQWGAYSYDSDGDVVRATAAVSSDSEELEAFSVAFDDDGNMVMGWGTTRVSLPISY, from the coding sequence ATGAAGAATTTAACAGTATTAGTATTGATGTTTTGTGCCAGTTTAGTGTTTTCTACGGATGCCGTGGCCCAAAAGTTTAGTGGACTCGACAAAAGTCCTGCGGATATTGCCTATTATCCAGCAAGCTCTAGAGAAAATGATAAATCTGCGCGCATTATTTACAGTCGTCCACAATTGAAGGGACGTAGCATGGCCGAATTGGCCCCTGCCGGAAAAGTTTGGAGAACCGGAGCCAACGAAGCTACGGAAATAACTTTTTACAAAGATGCCACTATTGGCGGCAAAACGATCAAGGCAGGTTCTTATGCATTGTTCACTATTCCGGGTGATAGCGAATGGACCGTTATCTTGAACAGCAACCTACACCAATGGGGCGCTTATTCTTATGATAGTGACGGTGATGTGGTACGTGCCACTGCTGCAGTTTCTTCGGATAGCGAAGAATTGGAAGCCTTCTCCGTTGCTTTTGACGACGATGGAAATATGGTTATGGGATGGGGAACTACCAGAGTCTCTTTACCGATCAGCTATTAA
- a CDS encoding OmpA family protein, which produces MNSFFGIGQNLVHNGGFEEYSSCPVKMSNLNRDAAYWSAPTLGTTDYFNQCSRTKLGVPMNFKGKQEPYEGAAYAGLYLFAPKDYREYIQVPLTETLQKGSRYRLTLFLSLSEKSDGAVMDMGAVLSDRPLSIYTKKELSQSQLIATSAQTTHIKQFPVSNYYQDKQQWMELSFDLVAKGFENHLILGNFKSNAGTAYIDSKDPSNNKEGYAYYYLDDISLVYLGPEYKTNEVYVLNHVNFNFDRFDLQPKAKQSLRDVYNYLQQNPDLKVAISGHTDDLGSSEYNNVLSRERASSVANYLITLGLHKNRISYQGYGDSKPLDTTLTEEARRKNRRVEFVMTEFEDDNP; this is translated from the coding sequence ATGAATTCCTTCTTTGGAATTGGTCAAAATTTGGTTCATAATGGAGGTTTCGAAGAATATTCTTCCTGTCCTGTTAAAATGAGTAATCTAAATAGGGATGCTGCTTACTGGAGCGCTCCGACTTTGGGAACAACCGATTATTTTAATCAATGTAGTAGAACCAAGTTGGGTGTTCCCATGAACTTTAAAGGTAAACAAGAGCCTTATGAGGGTGCAGCATATGCCGGCCTCTACTTGTTTGCTCCAAAGGATTATCGTGAATATATACAAGTGCCGTTGACCGAAACCCTGCAAAAAGGTAGTCGGTACAGGTTGACCTTATTTTTGAGCCTATCCGAAAAATCGGATGGTGCTGTTATGGATATGGGCGCCGTTTTATCCGATAGACCCTTATCTATTTATACCAAAAAAGAACTGTCTCAAAGTCAATTGATCGCCACTTCCGCACAAACTACCCATATCAAACAATTTCCAGTATCAAATTATTATCAGGATAAACAACAGTGGATGGAGTTAAGTTTTGATTTGGTAGCCAAAGGATTTGAGAATCATTTGATCCTGGGAAATTTTAAAAGTAACGCAGGTACCGCATATATCGATAGCAAAGACCCTTCAAATAATAAGGAAGGTTATGCCTATTACTATTTGGACGATATTTCTTTGGTCTATTTAGGACCGGAATACAAGACCAACGAAGTGTACGTTTTAAATCATGTAAATTTTAATTTTGATAGGTTCGACTTGCAACCCAAGGCAAAACAAAGTCTCCGGGATGTTTATAATTACTTGCAGCAAAACCCGGATTTAAAAGTAGCTATCAGTGGCCATACGGATGATCTGGGTTCCTCAGAATATAACAATGTGCTCAGTCGCGAGAGGGCAAGTTCGGTCGCCAATTACCTTATAACTTTAGGGTTGCACAAAAACCGGATTTCCTATCAAGGATATGGTGACAGTAAACCATTGGATACTACTCTGACCGAAGAAGCACGGAGGAAAAATAGAAGAGTAGAGTTTGTTATGACAGAGTTCGAGGATGACAATCCCTAA
- a CDS encoding DUF6588 family protein — MKRLILALALVTVTMGKSQDLNDIFVSGVADAERFANAYLSPVSEGAIYSISNGWYNTADAKPLGGFEISIIGNMTGFKNKDDKKAFLLDPADYDNLDFVQNPGQARMVSTALGDIEGVEVFVEDESGIFRESFELPTGLSAENLNFIPSGYLQASVGLIKGLEVKARFLPKIKFDDDAKIGLFGAGLQYDFTKILPADKVLPVAISAVIGYTNLNGEYDFSDSDFISGSDQRIDASFRTWNFSAVVSTKNIPVINFYGGIGYITGNSDIDVLGTYEANGPFFSETVVDPFTVSQDASGVSANLGTKLKLGFFRLNAEYNFSEFSTFTFGVNFGFR, encoded by the coding sequence ATGAAAAGACTAATTTTAGCGCTTGCACTAGTTACTGTGACCATGGGCAAGTCCCAGGATCTCAACGATATATTTGTTTCGGGAGTTGCGGATGCCGAGCGATTTGCCAACGCTTATTTGTCCCCGGTCTCGGAAGGAGCTATTTACAGCATCTCCAATGGATGGTACAATACGGCAGATGCCAAGCCCTTGGGTGGATTTGAGATTTCCATTATAGGAAACATGACCGGATTTAAAAACAAGGACGATAAAAAAGCATTTTTATTGGATCCTGCCGATTACGATAACTTGGATTTTGTACAAAACCCGGGTCAGGCCAGAATGGTGTCTACTGCGTTAGGGGATATTGAGGGAGTAGAAGTTTTTGTGGAAGATGAAAGTGGTATCTTCAGAGAGAGTTTTGAGCTGCCCACAGGTCTTTCTGCTGAAAACCTCAATTTTATACCATCGGGGTATCTACAGGCCAGTGTAGGTTTGATCAAGGGGTTGGAAGTAAAAGCTCGTTTTTTGCCAAAGATCAAATTTGACGACGATGCCAAGATTGGATTGTTCGGGGCCGGATTGCAATATGATTTTACCAAAATATTGCCTGCCGATAAAGTATTGCCCGTTGCTATTTCTGCGGTAATTGGCTATACCAATTTAAATGGGGAATACGATTTTTCCGATTCTGATTTTATCAGCGGAAGTGATCAACGAATCGATGCTTCTTTCAGAACATGGAATTTTAGCGCCGTGGTCTCCACTAAAAATATCCCGGTAATTAATTTTTATGGAGGGATTGGATATATCACAGGGAACTCGGATATCGATGTGCTTGGTACTTACGAGGCCAACGGGCCTTTCTTTTCAGAAACAGTGGTAGACCCTTTTACGGTATCGCAAGATGCAAGCGGAGTATCTGCTAATTTGGGTACCAAACTTAAACTGGGATTTTTTAGGTTGAATGCAGAATATAATTTCTCCGAGTTCAGCACATTTACCTTTGGAGTGAATTTTGGATTTAGGTAA
- the asnB gene encoding asparagine synthase B has protein sequence MCGIVCAFDVKESTEVLRPQLLEMSKKVRHRGPDWSGIYADDKAILAHERLAIVDPASGKQPLISADGKLVLAANGEIYNHQELRKRFEGKYEFRTQSDCEVILALYQEKGVDFVDEMNGIFGFAIYDSEKDEYFIARDHMGIIPLYIGWDKNGTFYVASELKALEGTCSKIQLFPPGHYMHSSNGEFVRWYKRDWMEYDAVKENETSIAKIKDALEAAVHRQLMSDVPYGVLLSGGLDSSVTSAIAKKYSQKRIESGDTADAWWPQLHSFSVGLEGSPDLAAAQKVADHIGTVHHEIKFTIQEGLDAIKDVVYNLETYDITTIRASTPMYLMARVIKSMGIKMVLSGEGADELFGGYLYFHKAPSPKDFHEETVRKLDKLHMYDCLRANKSLAAWGIEGRVPFLDKEFMDVAMSINPKDKMINGERMEKWVVRKAFEDYLPESVAWRQKEQFSDGVGYSWIDTLKALVEEEISDEQLKNAHFKFPIQTPTSKEEYYYRSIFESHFPSDAAAMSVPQEPSVACSTKIALEWDEAFKNMNDPSGRAVAKVHTDAYVK, from the coding sequence ATGTGTGGTATTGTTTGCGCATTTGATGTGAAGGAAAGTACGGAAGTACTAAGGCCCCAACTATTGGAAATGTCTAAAAAAGTGAGACATAGAGGGCCGGATTGGAGTGGTATTTATGCCGATGATAAGGCAATTTTGGCCCATGAGCGATTGGCTATTGTTGATCCGGCTTCGGGAAAGCAGCCGTTGATCAGTGCCGATGGTAAATTGGTATTGGCAGCCAATGGTGAAATTTATAATCATCAGGAATTAAGAAAACGGTTCGAGGGGAAATATGAGTTCCGTACACAATCCGATTGTGAGGTTATTTTGGCCCTATATCAGGAAAAGGGAGTGGATTTTGTTGATGAAATGAACGGTATATTTGGTTTTGCCATATACGACTCGGAAAAAGACGAGTATTTCATCGCCCGCGACCATATGGGAATTATTCCGTTGTACATAGGTTGGGACAAAAACGGAACGTTCTACGTGGCTTCCGAGTTGAAAGCTTTGGAAGGCACTTGTTCCAAAATCCAACTTTTTCCCCCTGGTCACTATATGCACAGTTCTAACGGTGAATTTGTACGCTGGTACAAACGGGATTGGATGGAATATGATGCAGTTAAGGAAAACGAGACCAGCATTGCAAAAATCAAAGATGCATTGGAAGCTGCGGTACACCGTCAATTAATGTCCGATGTGCCTTATGGCGTACTATTGTCCGGTGGATTGGATTCATCGGTAACATCGGCCATTGCAAAAAAATATTCCCAAAAAAGAATCGAGTCCGGGGACACGGCCGATGCTTGGTGGCCACAATTGCACTCTTTTTCGGTAGGCTTGGAGGGTTCTCCTGATTTGGCGGCGGCCCAAAAGGTGGCCGACCATATTGGAACGGTCCATCACGAGATCAAATTTACCATCCAAGAAGGGCTGGATGCCATAAAGGACGTTGTTTATAACCTCGAAACATACGATATTACAACCATAAGAGCTTCGACTCCAATGTATTTAATGGCCAGGGTGATCAAATCCATGGGAATTAAAATGGTCCTTTCGGGTGAAGGAGCGGACGAATTGTTCGGCGGATATTTATACTTCCATAAGGCCCCTAGTCCAAAGGATTTTCATGAAGAAACAGTAAGAAAACTGGACAAGCTTCACATGTACGACTGCCTTAGGGCCAATAAATCCTTGGCGGCCTGGGGTATTGAGGGGCGTGTGCCCTTTTTGGACAAAGAGTTTATGGATGTGGCCATGAGCATAAATCCAAAAGATAAAATGATCAACGGCGAACGCATGGAGAAATGGGTAGTTCGCAAAGCATTTGAGGATTATTTGCCCGAAAGCGTGGCCTGGAGGCAAAAAGAACAATTTTCCGATGGAGTCGGGTACAGCTGGATAGATACCTTAAAAGCTTTAGTGGAAGAGGAGATTTCGGATGAGCAACTAAAAAATGCCCATTTTAAGTTTCCAATTCAGACCCCTACATCTAAAGAAGAGTATTATTACCGTTCAATTTTTGAAAGTCATTTCCCTTCCGATGCGGCGGCTATGAGCGTGCCGCAAGAACCATCAGTGGCATGTAGTACCAAAATTGCCCTGGAGTGGGACGAGGCATTCAAGAACATGAACGACCCATCGGGAAGAGCTGTGGCTAAGGTTCATACCGATGCATATGTAAAATAA